GCCCCTCAGTTATCAGTGGTGCGCCACTTGCTGTCGGCTGATAATTTCCTTCCTAATCCTACATAGTGATGCAGCAAAGGCCGGATAGCCCCCCTCTGGGTCAACAGGCGTGTCATCAGTGAGAAGATTCTCATTAGCATCACCCAGCCATCCATGGGCGGTGGCAACCATACCACGTCGGATACCTTCAGTCACTCTAGCCTTCATCTTGGCCTGCCCTCTCCGTGTCTCAATGATCACGTAATCGCCATCAGCGATACCGTTTTCGCTGGCAGTATCAGGGTGAATCTCGGCTGTGGCCTCGGGATTCCTGCGCCTCAACCCGGCACAATGCCGCTGCTGGGAGTGCCAATACTCCAACTCTCTCACTCCGGTAGTGAGCACCAGAGGATACTCTTTGGCCAGTTCTGGACTGCTGATGGGACTCTCGGGTGGCTCGCGATAAATGGGCAACGGGTCTATCCCCATCTGAACGAGTTCCTCGGAATAGAACTCGCATTTGCCCGACGGCGTACCAAATCCATGCTTGTGG
The window above is part of the Chloroflexota bacterium genome. Proteins encoded here:
- a CDS encoding molybdopterin oxidoreductase, whose product is HKHGFGTPSGKCEFYSEELVQMGIDPLPIYREPPESPISSPELAKEYPLVLTTGVRELEYWHSQQRHCAGLRRRNPEATAEIHPDTASENGIADGDYVIIETRRGQAKMKARVTEGIRRGMVATAHGWLGDANENLLTDDTPVDPEGGYPAFAASLCRIRKEIISRQQVAHH